Proteins found in one Zea mays cultivar B73 chromosome 1, Zm-B73-REFERENCE-NAM-5.0, whole genome shotgun sequence genomic segment:
- the LOC100284553 gene encoding peroxisomal biogenesis factor 11 family protein has translation MASSESPNTAPAAAAVASQPARDFLAHLEAYLARRDGVDKLLKISRYATRLALAAGPPLPPGASARLKSFESSVGLSRKAFRLGKFVQSLNALLAHPHPPPSLALLAYGGEGVYYFVEQFVWIAKAGLLPAHLLPRLQRLSAWAELLGYVGSILIKLEEVAKIESSIKKRLVKDCDKESEAVKTMQGKLLLKRMSVVQDVADAVMALGDVTDGKGLLGSSTLMAAAGLLSALISTHKNWNSC, from the coding sequence ATGGCCTCCTCTGAGTCTCCCAATACCGCGCCTGCGGCCGCGGCCGTCGCTTCCCAACCGGCCCGCGATTTCCTCGCCCACCTCGAGGCCTATCTCGCCCGCCGCGACGGCGTCGACAAGCTCCTCAAGATTTCCCGCTACGCCACGCGCCTCGCGCTCGCCGCCGGGCCCCCGCTGCCCCCCGGCGCCTCCGCCCGCCTCAAGTCCTTCGAGTCCAGCGTCGGCCTCAGCCGCAAGGCTTTCCGTCTCGGCAAGTTCGTGCAGTCCCTCAACGCCCTCCTCGCCCACCCGCACCCTCCCCCGTCCCTCGCGCTACTCGCCTACGGCGGTGAGGGCGTCTACTACTTCGTCGAGCAGTTCGTCTGGATCGCCAAGGCCGGGCTCCTGCCTGCGCACCTTCTTCCGCGCCTCCAGCGTCTCAGCGCCTGGGCTGAGCTGCTGGGCTACGTCGGTTCCATTTTAAttaagctggaggaggtggctaaGATCGAATCTTCGATAAAGAAGCGGCTCGTGAAGGACTGTGATAAGGAGAGCGAGGCGGTGAAGACTATGCAGGGTAAACTGCTGCTGAAGCGGATGTCAGTGGTGCAGGACGTGGCGGATGCCGTCATGGCTCTGGGAGACGTCACCGATGGCAAGGGTTTGCTCGGGAGCTCCACGCTGATGGCAGCAGCTGGACTGCTCTCGGCGTTGATCAGCACGCATAAGAATTGGAATTCTTGTTGA
- the LOC118473574 gene encoding uncharacterized protein, translated as MSLARQAEQLELARGPPPAARGAPRALPPAPKQPLLALPAPPAGAPLSRPEGPPLKRLSPEEQAERRRLGLCFNCNEPYTRGHNRVCRRIFFLHGVELTAAAEEPARDDPQDDAPVFSLRAVTGMPICNSMQVRATLGATTLLALLDTGSTHNFIGEDAARRTGLPIQPRPHLMATVANGERVTCPGVICRAQVIIEGEPFFIDLFVMPLAGYDLVLGTQWMVTLGRMVWDFVDRSVSFLHQGRQVSWSDVADRQPPMLAATTTPSALLEELLHSFDEVFAEPAGLPPQRARDHAIVLKPGSTPVAVRPYR; from the coding sequence ATGAGTCTCGCCCGTCAGGCCGAGCAGCTGGAGTTGGCACGGGGACCGCCACCGGCCGCCAGGGGAGCCCCTCGCGCTCTTCCTCCGGCGCCCAAGCAGCCGCTGCTCGCCCTCCCTGCACCACCAGCGGGCGCGCCCCTGTCGCGACCAGAGGGTCCGCCCTTGAAGCGGCTGTCACCGGAGGAACAGGCGGAACGGCGCCGCCTCGGCCTCTGCTTCAACTGCAATGAGCCGTACACCCGCGGCCACAACCGTGTCTGCCGCCGCATCTTCTTCCTCCATGGCGTCGAGCTCACGGCCGCCGCCGAGGAACCCGCAAGGGACGACCCGCAGGACGACGCCCCTGTCTTCTCCCTCAGGGCAGTCACTGGCATGCCCATCTGCAATTCCATGCAGGTGCGGGCCACCCTAGGCGCCACCACCCTCCTCGCGCTCCTGGACACCGGCTCGACGCATAACTTCATCGGGGAGGATGCCGCCCGCCGCACCGGCCTGCCGATCCAGCCGCGGCCGCACCTCATGGCCACTGTGGCCAACGGTGAACGCGTCACCTGCCCAGGAGTCATTTGCCGCGCCCAGGTCATCATCGAGGGCGAGCCATTCTTCATCGACCTCTTCGTCATGCCGCTCGCAGGGTACGACCTCGTCCTGGGGACTCAGTGGATGGTCACCCTTGGTCGCATGGTGTGGGACTTCGTCGACCGCTCCGTCTCCTTCCTGCACCAAGGCCGCCAGGTCTCCTGGTCGGACGTCGCCGATCGCCAGCCACCCATGCTCGCCGCTACCACGACACCGAGCGCCCTCCTTGAGGAGCTCTTGCACTCCTTCGACGAGGTGTTTGCTGAGCCGGCGGGTCTGCCCCCGCAGCGAGCTCGGGACCACGCCATCGTCCTCAAGCCAGGCTCTACACCTGTGGCGGTCCGGCCGTACCGCTAG
- the LOC100277630 gene encoding uncharacterized protein LOC100277630, giving the protein MAAADYGRAYLPYAAAAPAGEYDRPCRNEVVPYGDRRLDTVVKPPAGSPAPPLPVSTRSGGRGVGSAWCFSDPEMRRRRRVASYKAYSVEGKVKASFRRGFRWIKAKCSELIHG; this is encoded by the coding sequence ATGGCCGCCGCCGACTACGGCCGCGCGTACCTCCCCTACGCGGCCGCCGCCCCCGCCGGCGAGTACGATCGCCCCTGCCGCAACGAGGTCGTGCCCTACGGCGATCGCCGCCTCGACACCGTCGTCAAGCCGCCAGCCGGGTCGCCGGCGCCGCCGCTGCCGGTATCCACCAGGAGCGGCGGGAGAGGGGTGGGGTCAGCGTGGTGTTTCAGCGACCCGGAGATGAGGAGGCGGCGGCGGGTGGCGAGCTACAAGGCCTACTCGGTGGAGGGCAAGGTCAAGGCATCGTTCCGCAGGGGGTTCCGCTGGATCAAGGCCAAGTGCTCCGAGCTCATCCATGGCTG